A window of Anopheles stephensi strain Indian unplaced genomic scaffold, UCI_ANSTEP_V1.0 ucontig267, whole genome shotgun sequence genomic DNA:
GTGGCCCACACGATGGGGCCCCTGGCAGACAATGCACTTAGCTGCCGAAGTGCACTGGCTAATGCGGTGGCCCTCTTCGCCACACTGCAAACACAGACCCGACCGGTCAGACGAGGCACGACAGTTTCGTGCCAGATGCCccatcagaagacaacggaaGCAACGCTGACGGTCGAGTGGCTTCTTCGGCACTTCGCGGATGCCGCTGACGCATTGGCACAGTGTCAGCTTCTGCCCGATGAGAAGCCGTGCCTTTGCTAGTGGGAGCCGCACTCGAGCTCGCTTCGTGCCATCACGGAGCTCCCAGAGCTCGACACGCGCGATTCCCGGCTCTGCTCCCAGCTTCTCCTTGATGGCGAGCTCCACATCACTCTTCTCGGCCAGAGAGTCAATGTTGGTGACGAGAAGCTCTCCCATCTCCGTCACCACACGGACCACGCCATCCTCACCGAGTGCCAGCTGGATCCGGCGAGCCAGCTCAGCGCTGTCCACATTCTTGCGTAATGGGACGATGAGATGACCTTGCGCGGTCCGACGCCCCATCCCAATATCAGCCCTGACGTCTTGCAGCTCCTGTGATGAGCGCAGCTTCACGTACATCTCCGTCCAGGTTTTGTCCGGACCGGGGACCACCGCGATGCGATCGGGTCGTGCAGGACGCCCCTTGGACTGGgcacgatgctgctgatgttgttgctgctggctctgctgctgctgctggcgcatcTGAGGTGGCCGGTATAGCTCCtgatgcggttgctgctgctgctgagtcgGGCGTTGCGCTCGGCTATTACGACCGTTCAAGACCGTTGCCCAggtcatctgctgctgcattggctggagttgtggccactgctgctgatgtagcggttgctgctgctgacgctgctgctgctgctgctgctgctgctgctgctgctgctgctgctgctggcccattgccgacactgcgaccgtccgtcgctgcggctgtggctggctacgctgctgctgctgctgctgctgcttctgctgctgctgctgctgctgctgctgctgctgctgctgctgcttctgctgatgctgatgctgctgctgctgctgctgctgcttctgctgctgctgctgttgctgcgaagCCTTCTTCGCTCGGTTGCGTTGTTGCCGGCTGCGTTTCGTTCTGGCACTGCCCTGGCCACCAGACTGTGCCGAGGAATGTAGTGCCGTCAACGAACGCATTCCTTCCTGAACTGCTTCCAGCATGCACTTTAGAGCAACCTCGCGCTCCCGGCTGAGTCGCAGCTCCTCAGTAAGCGTCTCCACTTGCTTGGCGAGGGTCTCCAGCATCTTGTGCTAAAACTCCTGCGCAGACGCTTCTCCGCCGTCAGGGATCACCACAGATGTGGATGTCTCCCCTTCTACTTCCTGCGACGCCACCACCGTCTGCTCCAGGGTGGAGGCATCGGAGAATTCACCATCATCCTCCTCTTCCGATGTTTCAACAGCTTCCGCTGATCCGACCGACCGTGGTGTCACCGGAGAGGGGGAAGGGGTGTCCGACCGCTTCCCGGGAGCTAACAGCGACCGCACTCCGGAACGCAGCACTCGCCCCTCCATTCTGTGCCAGAGGGAATGACCGTCCGTCGTTAAAATCCCTTTGACAAGTTCTCGCAAAAACCGTGAAGAacgggtttttccgctctgggggggtggtggtgggtggtaggcAGGTACGGTGCTGTGCTTAGTGCTGTCTTCTCAcgccgcgtcgatggaggggtcggatGCTGGGGTGCAGCCGGAAAATTTGGAAGACCCAAaagacgcttttccgggcgtaactcccccaaatgaagTCCGATCGCCACCGGTCCCACGACGTTTCTGTGCGCGTTGTTGCTgcgcacaaccttgccgaagaaacTGACGCTCTAACTCTCCTGcttccccgggaaaatggcggaaaagcgttaaaaacggggtttttccgctctgcgggggtggtggtgggaggtAGACAGGAAAGATGTTGTTTTCCGTTGTCCTCTCTTCAcgccgcgtcgatggaggggtcggatGCGGGGGTGGGGCCGGAAAATTGGggaaaccccaaaaacgcttttccagacgtaactcccccaaatggcgtCCGATCACTTCCGGTCCAAAGACGGTTTTGTGCGTGATGTTAATGCGCACCACCTTGCTGTATGTCTCCACGCTCTAAATCCCCTCCTTCCTCGGGAAATTCACGGAAAACCGTAAAAAACgaggtttttccgctctgggggggtgatGGGTGGTGGTAGGAGGTCGGAAACG
This region includes:
- the LOC118516301 gene encoding uncharacterized protein LOC118516301; translation: MYVKLRSSQELQDVRADIGMGRRTAQGHLIVPLRKNVDSAELARRIQLALGEDGVVRVVTEMGELLVTNIDSLAEKSDVELAIKEKLGAEPGIARVELWELRDGTKRARVRLPLAKARLLIGQKLTLCQCVSGIREVPKKPLDRQRCFRCLLMGHLARNCRASSDRSGLCLQCGEEGHRISQCTSAAKCIVCQGPHRVGHSSCRQNQHSRA